A single genomic interval of Pyramidobacter piscolens W5455 harbors:
- the rpmC gene encoding 50S ribosomal protein L29: MDAKSLREMTVEELMNKHDQFKEELFNLRFQNAVGQLKNTSRIKEVKKTIARVLTIVHEKEQGLNVNTGRR, encoded by the coding sequence ATGGACGCCAAGAGTCTGCGTGAAATGACCGTTGAAGAGCTCATGAACAAGCACGACCAGTTCAAAGAAGAGCTTTTTAACCTGCGCTTCCAGAATGCTGTTGGCCAGTTGAAGAACACCAGCAGAATCAAAGAGGTCAAGAAGACCATCGCGAGAGTCCTTACCATTGTTCACGAAAAAGAACAGGGACTGAACGTGAACACCGGAAGGA
- the rplP gene encoding 50S ribosomal protein L16: MLMPKRTKFRKPHRDCLVGETKGGAYVAFGEFGVQAMECAYITARQIEATRVAINRKMRKGGKLWIRIFPDVPYTKKPLETRMGKGKGAPEFWVSAVRKGRIMFELGGIPREVAEEAFRTASHKLPIKVRLVTRDSLDGE, from the coding sequence ATGTTGATGCCGAAGAGAACAAAGTTCCGCAAGCCTCATCGCGATTGCCTTGTGGGCGAAACGAAAGGCGGAGCTTACGTGGCTTTTGGCGAGTTCGGCGTGCAGGCGATGGAATGCGCTTACATCACCGCCCGCCAGATCGAGGCGACCCGCGTCGCCATCAACCGTAAGATGCGCAAGGGCGGCAAGCTCTGGATCCGCATCTTCCCCGACGTGCCTTATACGAAGAAGCCTCTTGAAACTCGAATGGGAAAGGGAAAGGGTGCTCCTGAGTTCTGGGTCTCTGCCGTTCGTAAAGGCCGTATTATGTTTGAGCTTGGCGGGATTCCCCGCGAAGTCGCTGAGGAAGCGTTCCGCACGGCTTCTCACAAGCTTCCTATCAAGGTGCGGCTTGTGACCCGCGACAGTTTGGATGGTGAATAG
- the rpsC gene encoding 30S ribosomal protein S3, whose amino-acid sequence MGQKVHPIGYRIGVIRDWESKWYAVGKNYVKNLHEDIKLRSWIKKRWEGAGISRVEIERVGKVIRFTLWTARPGVVIGKQGAELTKVKDELQALTGTRVMLNVQEIKNPDVDAQLVAEGIASALERRVSFRRAMKQAMFRTMKAGGLGIKIQCSGRLGGAEIARTEWYNDGRLPLSTLRADVDYSCVKAVTMYGAIGVKCWIYRDEKALNTAAPRPVRSRANKREGGRA is encoded by the coding sequence ATGGGTCAGAAAGTTCATCCGATCGGTTATCGCATCGGCGTGATCCGTGACTGGGAATCCAAGTGGTATGCGGTTGGTAAAAACTACGTGAAAAATCTTCACGAGGATATCAAGCTGCGCTCTTGGATTAAAAAACGCTGGGAAGGCGCGGGCATTTCTCGAGTTGAGATCGAGCGTGTGGGCAAGGTCATCCGTTTCACGCTGTGGACAGCTCGTCCTGGCGTGGTGATCGGCAAACAGGGCGCCGAGTTGACGAAGGTGAAAGACGAGCTTCAGGCTCTGACTGGCACTCGGGTAATGCTGAACGTTCAGGAAATCAAAAATCCCGACGTTGACGCCCAGCTTGTGGCCGAAGGCATCGCCTCCGCTCTGGAGCGGCGCGTCAGCTTCCGCCGCGCTATGAAGCAGGCTATGTTCCGCACCATGAAGGCTGGCGGTCTGGGCATCAAGATCCAGTGTTCCGGACGTCTTGGCGGGGCTGAAATTGCCCGCACGGAGTGGTATAACGATGGACGCCTCCCCCTTTCCACTCTCCGCGCTGACGTGGACTACAGTTGCGTCAAGGCCGTGACCATGTACGGCGCTATTGGCGTGAAGTGCTGGATCTACCGTGATGAAAAAGCCTTGAACACGGCAGCGCCTCGCCCTGTTCGCAGCAGGGCGAACAAAAGGGAAGGAGGCCGGGCTTAA
- the rplV gene encoding 50S ribosomal protein L22, with amino-acid sequence MQAYAVAKAVRISPYKVRQVLPLIRGKKVGDAMMVLRYTPKKAARLVEKVLKSAVANAEFNFGMDVEKLKVVEAKADQGPSMKRFRPASMGRAHAYVHRTSHITVTVAE; translated from the coding sequence GTGCAGGCTTATGCAGTTGCCAAGGCGGTTCGCATTTCGCCTTATAAAGTTCGTCAGGTACTGCCTTTGATTCGCGGCAAGAAAGTTGGAGATGCCATGATGGTTCTCCGCTACACCCCGAAGAAAGCTGCCCGACTGGTGGAGAAGGTGCTGAAGAGCGCCGTCGCCAACGCTGAATTCAACTTCGGCATGGATGTTGAGAAACTGAAGGTCGTCGAAGCCAAGGCTGATCAGGGGCCCAGCATGAAACGTTTCCGTCCCGCGTCCATGGGGCGGGCTCATGCGTATGTGCATCGTACCAGTCACATCACTGTGACGGTCGCCGAGTAA
- the rpsS gene encoding 30S ribosomal protein S19: MARSAKKGPYVEARLLKRVEELNGSGTKKVLKTWSRASMIVPPMVGHTIAVHNGRTHVPVYISENMIGHKLGEFALTRRFTGHSGQERSVPTAAAAPKAAPAAK; this comes from the coding sequence ATGGCACGTTCTGCTAAAAAAGGGCCCTACGTCGAGGCGAGACTCCTCAAGAGGGTCGAGGAACTGAACGGGAGCGGCACCAAGAAGGTTCTCAAAACTTGGTCGCGCGCTTCCATGATCGTTCCGCCTATGGTTGGTCATACAATTGCCGTTCATAACGGCCGTACCCATGTTCCTGTCTACATCAGCGAGAACATGATCGGTCACAAGCTGGGTGAGTTCGCGCTGACCCGTCGTTTTACCGGTCACAGCGGTCAGGAGCGCTCAGTTCCGACAGCGGCGGCGGCACCTAAGGCTGCTCCGGCGGCTAAGTAA
- the rplB gene encoding 50S ribosomal protein L2 produces MAIKEFNPYTASRRHMTILSREDITKQKPERSLLAGRKKRTGGRNNYGRRTMRFIGGGHIRRLRIVDFKRDKIGIPGRVAAIEYDPNRSARLALIFYVDGEKRYILCPDQLHVGDTIMAGPEADIRPGNAKKFKNIPDGTLVHNIELEPGRGAKLVRSAGVSAQLMAREGKFAFVRMPSGELRKFLLECTATIGVVGNGEHENISLGKAGKTRWLGRKGRIRAMIQNPVDHPMGGGEGTTKSHHHPCSPWGTPAKGYRTRVRKPSDKFIVRRRYAK; encoded by the coding sequence ATGGCAATCAAGGAATTCAATCCCTACACCGCCAGTAGACGTCATATGACGATCCTGAGCCGTGAAGACATCACGAAGCAGAAGCCTGAGCGTTCACTGCTTGCTGGAAGAAAGAAGAGAACCGGTGGTCGCAACAACTATGGGCGGAGAACCATGCGTTTCATCGGTGGCGGTCACATTCGCCGTCTGCGCATCGTCGATTTCAAACGCGATAAGATTGGCATCCCCGGTCGCGTTGCGGCAATCGAATATGATCCCAACCGCTCTGCTCGTCTGGCGTTGATTTTTTATGTCGACGGCGAGAAGCGCTATATCCTCTGCCCTGATCAGCTTCATGTCGGCGATACGATCATGGCCGGTCCCGAGGCGGATATCCGCCCCGGCAACGCTAAAAAGTTCAAAAACATTCCTGACGGCACCTTGGTTCACAACATCGAACTCGAACCCGGCCGCGGCGCGAAGCTGGTCCGCTCTGCCGGCGTCAGCGCTCAGCTGATGGCTCGAGAAGGAAAGTTTGCGTTCGTGCGCATGCCTAGCGGTGAGCTTCGCAAGTTCCTGCTCGAATGCACCGCCACCATTGGCGTGGTTGGCAACGGCGAACACGAGAACATCTCGCTCGGCAAGGCCGGCAAGACTCGCTGGTTGGGACGCAAGGGACGCATTCGCGCTATGATTCAGAACCCCGTCGACCATCCCATGGGCGGTGGAGAAGGCACCACGAAATCGCATCATCATCCCTGTTCGCCTTGGGGTACCCCTGCGAAGGGCTATCGTACTCGTGTGCGTAAGCCTTCTGACAAGTTCATTGTCAGACGTCGTTACGCCAAGTAG
- the rplW gene encoding 50S ribosomal protein L23: MNLVAHDIIIRPVVTEKSSRLMEMNKYTFEVHPMANKIEIRKAVEVVFKVKVKSVHTVKVHSKPKRMGAFLGKSRAWKKAIITLAEGERIQFFEGAGA; this comes from the coding sequence ATGAATCTTGTAGCTCATGACATCATCATCCGTCCTGTGGTTACCGAGAAGAGCAGCCGCTTAATGGAAATGAACAAGTACACCTTCGAAGTTCATCCTATGGCCAACAAAATTGAGATTCGCAAGGCCGTCGAGGTTGTCTTCAAGGTTAAAGTCAAGAGCGTCCATACGGTGAAGGTCCATTCCAAGCCCAAACGTATGGGAGCATTTCTCGGCAAGAGCCGCGCGTGGAAAAAGGCCATTATCACGTTAGCCGAGGGAGAGCGCATCCAGTTCTTCGAAGGCGCTGGCGCCTAG
- the rplD gene encoding 50S ribosomal protein L4 codes for MPVIKIMNISGEVVGEKTLSDEVFGASVHVSAMHQVVVAQLAHARQGTASTKMRGEVRGGGKKPWKQKHTGRARAGSSRSPLWVGGGVVHGPKPRSYDLKVNKKVRALAMRSALSMRVIEQSLCAVENFGFEAPSTKKMKGFIDSLKAKKILFLLDQRDENVVRSASNIPGAKVLHVDSINVLDLVHHDHVVATPAVLEKLEEVYAR; via the coding sequence ATGCCTGTTATCAAGATTATGAATATCAGCGGAGAAGTCGTCGGGGAGAAAACACTTTCTGACGAAGTCTTCGGCGCTTCTGTTCATGTTTCTGCGATGCATCAGGTTGTAGTCGCCCAGTTGGCTCATGCCAGACAAGGGACGGCCAGTACGAAGATGCGCGGCGAAGTTCGCGGCGGCGGCAAGAAACCTTGGAAACAGAAGCATACCGGTCGCGCGCGCGCGGGGAGCAGCCGTTCGCCTCTCTGGGTCGGCGGCGGTGTGGTTCACGGCCCCAAGCCTCGTTCCTACGACCTGAAGGTCAATAAAAAGGTCCGTGCCTTGGCAATGCGCAGTGCTCTTTCCATGAGAGTGATTGAGCAGTCGCTCTGTGCGGTGGAGAACTTTGGTTTTGAGGCCCCTTCCACGAAGAAGATGAAAGGTTTCATCGACTCTCTGAAAGCCAAAAAGATCCTGTTCCTGCTTGACCAGAGAGATGAAAATGTTGTCAGATCCGCCAGCAACATTCCTGGCGCTAAGGTCCTTCATGTTGACAGCATCAACGTACTTGACCTGGTTCATCATGATCATGTCGTGGCCACGCCGGCGGTTCTTGAAAAGCTTGAGGAGGTGTACGCTCGATGA